TTGTCGCTGTAGAAAGATAACAGTGACTGGCAGCCTTTCCAGTTGCAATGAGCTAGGGTTTCGAGAGAGGTGGCATTAGGATTatgagaggaagaagaatatGGTCAAACTTGGTCAATTTGACTAGTATGACTAGTTCGGTCAAAATTCCGACTAGTTAGATCGATTTTGACCAACTCAGTTCATTCTACTCGGTTTTGGCCCATTCAGCACGGCGGCCTAGGATTTCATCAGCCACATATGCTCCGCTATCTTCCACATTATTTAATTGGAGAACTAACGATTTGATAGATGTGGtaatacaatgaaattttgtgaatttataggtcaacaaatgaaaaaaaaaattgtagatCTAGAGAATTTTTGAGgacccgtttggttttagggtcagtttttaaaattttaactctaattttaactatattcactacacaacaaaagtcaacaacacaattattactttttcctttttttttcaatttttttaatcattcaattcaatttttaatactaaattctttcaactattcattactttttcacactttttctaataattcaacaatacaattaaaattaaaaatcaattctacttaactctaaaaccaaacacactgtGAAAGTTATGATTTTCTAAGCTAATAGCccaaaatataaagaaagtaCCGTAACTAACCATATgacaaataaaaagattaaagAATTAGTCGAAAGACTACATATACTCACTCATTTAATGCCcctaatatttgatatttcattttcgaactacgatatatatatatatatatatgtatatatgtctatgaataaattattatacCATCAACTAAATATTTAAGCTGATCTTAATATAATTTCGAGCAAATATAAAttgttataattattttatgaagTTATGGTAATATAAActtaaaatatttgaaataagaatgtaataaaatattaatttttaaagtatgtATAATTGAATTTGTTAGAATATCTATAGAGAAATATACCTAATTTATAAATGATCATAAAATATGTTATGCATACTAATTAATAGAGTTAGTTACAAAATTGTTattgaacaattttaaaattagttcAATTTCGATAATATATCAttgattatataatataaaatcaatcattcagtatattttattatatgaagggataaaaatatttgcaaaaaatagaatataattattacaataaatgaaaaatatatgcgtTAAAAATACAACACAAAGGATAGCTACACTAAAGAAACAATTTATTTACCATTTATAGAATTTCTATGAGAAATGCTATAAGCTTTATCGTAGAAAAAACTTTACGTACTATATATGAACTTATGCTCgtcaataataaatataaaaaaaaacttaaaaacaCGTATGTCATAAAaactattttcaaaataaaattggtaaatttaaatataaatttttgttttaaattctGAATTAAAGTATATATGTTAAAtccaaattaataattaacttaaatCGATTATACATATTAAATAAGAGTATTAGTtgcaaaaattattattgaactATTTAACGtactctaatttttaatttaagattatgaaaaattattatttgaaacttgaaactaataataattgaatatTATTGATCCTAATAAAAAATTGGTCTTTCAAGATGAGAATAATTTCGGTATAAGaaagattataaaaaatatattaaaatgaacATGTGGAATGCGCGAGGCaaaaaactaatatatatatatatatatatatatttaatcatTGATACATAATAAAGATTTAACATAGGAGATATTCAATTTATGCATCtactttacttcttttttcttttggctttAAATACAGTGTTTTGCCGATatccttattttcaattttaatttggcAAAACTTAGTTAGAAAGTacaaatagagagagagagagagagagcaaatcCAACTATGCAAAAGCTACAAACACCAAGAAAAGCCAAGGAGAGCCGAGCAAAAGCATAAGCATTTCTTTCAGCCTACTAGACCTTGGCCCCCCTTTaaccaaaacaaaaagaaaacataaatatGTCATTCATCTTCAAGCAAAATGCAAACAACCAAACCATCAAGAAAATAATCCTAATAACTAAGCCATAAACCAAATGATTCTTCGGGATTAAAGCTTCATAAAGCTcgttaattattttcatgtaCCCTAAATCGGAATCCATCGATCAGCATCAGTATCAGGTACATGTATGCCATTGCCACTGATAAGAACATCCATTCATTATTGATATATAACCTGATACGGGCCTCAAAACAGTTGAATCCACCGTACCTGCTCTGGGACACGTCAGAGATTTGGCGCTTGATGATGGGGGCCATTGGAAAAGGGGGCTTGATGGAACCGGGCGCGTCGTCCCATGCTTCTGCTTCAGCTCCTCCTCCACGAGCTCCCCCAGTTGAATCAGAAGGAGGCAGGGGCTGCATTTGCTCCTTGCAGTCGTCCCTCGGCCTCTGATGAGCTTCTGGCGACCCAAACAGGCCAGAGATCACGTAGTACACGGCCAGCCCGAGGGCAAGGACCGTGAAGAAGGTCGCGGGGGAGTAGGCCAAGATCGACATCCCCGTGTAGGCTAAGATCGCTTTTTTCAGGGTCTGCCACAGTTGCAGGGCCATGTCGAGGCGgaggagaggaggagaggagaaaAGGCAGCACTACCCCGGGGGTTTGGTCGGAATTGGGTGATGAGAGCTTTTTGTGAGGTTCTTGGGCATCAAATTCTTCcttttgcttttgatgatgtgCCCGGAAGGTCTAAAGAATCcattcctttccttttctacGTGGAAAAcgtaaaattttctttattaattagaCTAAGCCttagatgagattataaactaatagcaaaaataaaaataaaaaagcacaAAATTATTAGCTTGACATGTGTCCATTCAAACAAGAgctttagttttatttatggattattgattgattgatctCTCACATGATGGTATCGTTGATAGTCGTCCATTGAAGGATACGTGTTGTAATAGTACGATTCGTATATGCAGCTGTAGCTGTTTGATTATTCCAGAGATCATGATGTCATTGATCGAACGCTCAGTATGTCAGCACACCGGAACTTTTTTCTCAGGGATCGAGTCAGATTTGCCGAATCGATTCCTTTCCCAACCACAACGAGGTGGTTCCTGTCCGTTCCATGTAATTTCACCGAAATAACTGTACCAGTCCATCTAGAGGCGTAAAGGGAGCGAGTTACTGGCTCGTCATCCAAATAAATAGTAAGCATGCATCGATGATCGAACTAGTTAGTGGCTTGTCACACAAATATAAATAGTAAGCTAATGCAACGATGATCGAATCAATACCCCGATGAAAATGTAATACAAAGTGTAGAAGTATTGGGTCGGAGCAAATTCTGAGTAATAGTTCTGGTGGTATATAAGCAAATTCTTTGCCGTGCAATTAATTTGAACatgtgaaataatttattcgATGAGCACAGACACAATGCTCCCAGGTCGCGTTCGTTACTTATTCTCGTAATTAGATTAGACTGCGGTCCATGTATGTTTGGGCTTATTATGGTATTCCTTCTCTCATGGACTTTTTCGTGTTTCACCTCTAGTAGGCGGGAGAGGAGCCATCTCAAATGGACCGAATTCATGCAGCGATCTACACTTGCCTCGATATCTCCATATCAAACTGTCTCAAATTGGCGGGGAGGTTCGATCACACGTCGTCGCTGCGTTTGGGTGAAAGAAGCAAAAGGAGAGACCACGACTTACCATCAGCTGTGGTAGCAGTCTGCATAGCTTTGGCCCTGCACTAATCACAGCAGACTGAGTACAGCTTTATGACGATCTCTTGTCGCTGAGCCATTTCGGGATCATATACAACTGATGAGTATCTCAATTACGTTTTGTAGCAGGTCATCGGAGAACGATAATTTTCGAACATTTActgatcaatatatatatatatatatatatatattagcttAATAAAAGGCCGGGAGGAGGAGACCAGCGTAACAATCCCCTTGTGAAGACCAGATGAGCTCTACAGCCGCCATGAAATGTTATATTCGCTCGAATAAGTAAATGACTTGGTGAGAAGTTCACTTAGGTCACTATGACCCCACCAAAGTACACAGTGAACCAGAACAGATCTCATAGGGTAGATGACAAGTATTTATTAATACAAATGCTTTCGTGTTTAAATCGAGTTTCGATCCCTTAACCTTCTTTTTGGATGACGAACTCCGTTACCAACTGAACTACCACCTTTATACTGATCAATATATAGGTGGCATTTGGAAGAGCGCGGTTCTAGATATACACGGTGCCCACATGATTTCCCATTTATACTTATATtgaggacaaaaaaaaaggattttggTTGTGAACTACGGAAATTTCAAGTCAACGCACTAAAGTCGTCGtcgtcttcctcttcctcttttaTTAAGAAAGCTGATACGCGCGAGAAGCATCGAAATTATAAAGTGAGGCCGGTGCATGTAGGCCCATAGTATAAGGGTCCCTTTCTGGGTCTACTCAAGCCCGCAATCATCGGTAGCATGGCGTTTCTTAATGAGAAATGAAACGTTTTtgctaaataaataaatgattcATAAAATTTCATGGAAAGGGATtggattttatatatatgacatgCATATGTGACTAGCTAGTCACTCCTCGAACTCATCCTTTCTAAATTGTTAACGAATTTCTCTTTTGGCGCATATGAATTTAACACTATCAAAACGTAACCCCGGACCATTGTCCATGCTCTTCTTCCCTGCACAATTAATGAAGAAATAGAGGGGCCGAAAATAATTCGTTATACATATATCATAGTAGACGAActtatatacatgtattaaGATTTTATGAGATTAATAGAGTTTATCGGTTGCGATACCGGAATTTGGCTTCAGGCATGAAGTAATCGTGCAATGAAGGTTGCAGGAAGTTGTTAATGGCTAGAGAATTAACCCATGCATGCAGTCCTTCATGCAGCCTTGCACACAATGGTGTACTGTTCTAGCATCAGGATAAAAACTCAAGATAAGCCAGTACGTGCACAAGCTCCTTCTACTAATATTCGGTTGCTCGCCATCAAAGGCCGCCATGAACACCATAATCGCCTTCGACTTAATAGCTCCCATGGCTCCCCTCTTCCCCTTCTCTGCAGACCGTGGACTTGCTACTGCTttaacttttttgttttttgtttttttttgcttgtgACCATGGATTTAGtgtaataaaatagaaattctaataactaataaatgaacAAAGACAGTCTTATAACGAGTATAGAAttcataatctttttttattactgGGCAAAGGCGTAACTCACTATACTTATTATAACTCACTATACTAAATCCATAATCTAACTTGATTGCAATTGCTCCATTAAGTTAGAGAAGTAAAATTCGATGGGCTtgtttatttgataaattatttattataattctCGTACTAAAcggatgaaattgaaatttcggttgataaataaaataaaataaatgaatcaaATTGTCATTAACTGTTAGTGCTGTCCAAGTAGCGGTTTGTTCATGCAAAATAGTTCTACCGCCTTGACCGAAGGAATTCAAGACAGAAGCTTTGTATTCGTGGCACAAGCGTTATATATTTGGTAAAACGGTCGTGTATTTGACCGAATAgttaaagaatttttttttgattaattaacaAAAGTTCCTTTGTGGGATACGTACGAGGGACACGTCCCAAACAAGAGCCACATCATTCTTGATAGCGTTCGttgaatataaataaatacagGTTTTAGTGCCAAAAGTTGACACGGAGATTAATCGAAATAATTTCAGAATATTGAGTGAGAGAGTTAAGGTGTTCTACAAGTTTGCTATGGTAGAATATACAATGGTTTCATTGTATCCTCGAAGAAATTCAACTTTGTGTGGAGGCGAATAACTCTTTTTAAAAAACGTTGTCCTGCGCCTTGAAGCAATTATTCAACATAGAAAATCGtgtttatcatttttttcgaCTCCAAGTTCATGGTTGACATTGTCTTTTTTGACCGTCTCCGAAATTCGTCTTCTTTAAATCCGAATTCGGTTTCGTATTCATCTCCGAACCGTCCATGCTAAAGTACAAATCCTCAACAGGTAATTCATAGGAGAAAAGGTTTACCCATCTGTTAACTTTCCTTACGAAAATATGCTCAGGAGAAATCGATAGATAGACTTATACTAAAACATATAATTATGGTTCACCACATACATGCTGAGCTAGCATACAGTATATCCCCATGTCTGttgcaattttctttttgataattttttatcgTAAAAACTTATTGAAGATCCAGTATGAGATAggaaataaagtaaaaaaaaaacgcatAAGTTTTATTGATGAAAATTTAATCCTCAATTATACAATTAatgagaaatgaaaaaaaagaaattcttcaTTTCGAGTCGATGTCTTACAATACTACATGAAGACCCCTTCTTTTGTCTGTTTCAATTTGGTCGTTGCTTCTCGTGGAGATTACTCCATTTGTTAGGTTGTTGAGGCAACCTTTATTGAATAACTTCCATTTTCTCCTACAACCGTATGTTAATACTTACCAAAGAATGGAAtgtcagttttttttttttcctttcttctgaTAGTGTAACGGGCCAAGTGCCCAAGGAAAATTAAACATAACAAAAACGGAGTATGACAGCCCAAACTAGGCACGAACTTAGGAATTTTGTTTAAGGGGGTGAAATTCAAAAAGACTTTATATTTGTAAAAATCAAAGAAGGCAAAAtaagataattttaaaataataagctcgacaaaatttaatagaaattttaTGACTTTTCACAAGTCCCAACTACGTCTCTTAACACGAATGTTACAAAGAAGAGAATGCTAGCTAGAAACACAATTGCATGAGTGGCATTTTTCCCTGATACTCTTAATAGTAAAGAAATTGAATGCtcctcatttttttattatcaaacaGGCTTATGagtctaatataatgaaatagaaattttaaaagttaagAAAAGGGTATGAATAATCCCATCAAGAGTATTAAATCAAGAATCTCTTGGTTAACAGACGAAAGCGAGCGCCAACACCCTCTTTGATGAATGCCAATCATTTGATTATAAAAGGATTAATTATTAGCCtattctcatttttctcaCATTGCATTTGacctattttctttctttcatcaTCTTATGAGGGAGCTCTTCTTATTTCGCTTAGATATGAACTTTGATAAATTGTTTCACTAGTACTGGTTACTAACTTAATTTATCAGAGATAACATGTATACGCTTGATTCTGGGAATAAGCGATTTTCCTTGTCTTTGATTTAATCCAACGACTGACGTGACTATCCTATCTAATGTTCACGAAGTTCTCTCCTCTACAAAAGATTTTGCCATGTTCGTAAACAAGAAACAGAAGCAATATATACCCAATACCCCGACTCTGAAATCTCTAATGGTGTGTAAAAACCGTTGAACAACATTATACATATAGTGCttgctcttcttctctttcacTATTACTtgatctttttcttcttcaccaTTGTTGATGATATTCACCTCTTCTGGACATGTTGCCCTAATTGCATGACCTTGATCTGATAATGATTTATCATCCACATTTATCCCATTTATGCCATCCAAAACACTAGCTATATATCTCTTCGCTTTGAATAGATCCTTCCATTAGCAGCACCTTATGATGGCACAACCTTAAAGTTAAGGGCGAACGTTCGAAGGAGGAAAGGCTTACGATGGATACCTAGTCACCCACAGACAAGGAAGGTGGTTGTAAGCAATGAAATATCTAGGCTTACATCTCCCATGAGAACCATTAtcttttgatgcaaaattcatggcaatttttttttgggggtaaATGTGGCAAATACTTTTATCTTAGGGggtttatttttgtatttattatctttttttttttgctaatccGGGATATTTGggcttcgcccgactaatctCCGAGGCTCCATGAACCCCCGGCGGCGTGCGGAACATGTAATCACTCCAAAGGCGCTCCGGTGGCTCCAAAGGGTTTCGAACCCGAGATCGGATGGATACTTAAGTTCCTCCTTACCAGTAGGCTAAATTCCTTGGAGTTATCTTAGGGGTTTATGCTACGTCGATTGAACTTCCTTTTCTGAATATTATGCGAATACTTACCAAAGAAGGTAACGTAGGCGGAAACATAATTGCAAATAGGGATTTTTCTTTGAAGTTTGACTTCGGAGTAGGCCCGAATCTTAACTGGATCCAACAGCAGATTTGAGGAACATTGCTCTCATATGGAAGGATAGGTGTCGCCTTTGAAAGGATTTGCCATCGCCGTGTAACATGAAATGAAAGCTATGAGTAAAAaactataataattaatgacgATAACCAACATCTTGATGGCTCTATGTATCGAACGAATCTCAAAATCAAAGAGAATGGAAATGAACTTTGTGTACCACGAAAAAAGCGCTCGAACTAGTAAATAAGAAGTAAACTATAAACAAACCACAAATTACATTCACACAAAAACATTTCACATACAAATTTACATTGAGACAACAGATCTTTCTCACATGACAATACAGTTACTTGCGCTCGAATCATAAGCCTCTGTGTACACGCGAGGGCAGCTACTATAATACGAAGGAGCCGGGCATTGATGGTGTTGTTGATAGCCCATTGAAGGGAACGTGTTGTAATGATCATATGATTCATATTGACTGCTCCAGCTGCTTCTTCCTGGTGACGATGTGATTGGCCGAACGCTCAGTATATTAGCATGCCGGAACTTTTTTCTCAGGGATTGGGTCAGACTTGTCGAATCGATCCCTACCCCAACCACCGCCAGTTGGTCCCTGTCCATTCCTTGTATCTTCACCGAATTTACCGAACCTGTCCATCCACAGTCCCATAAAGGAAACTATAGTCAGTGGCTCGTCATTTGAACAAACAGTAAACTAATACATCAATCATTGAGCTACCAATGAAAATGCAATTTGAGTAGGGAAGTATCGGGTCCAAGCAAATTCCGGCTCTCAGTAAAAGTTCATCATGTGGTTTAAGCAGATCTCGTGCAGTGTAATTCGAATGTGTGCATAGTTACTTATTCAACGAGAACTAGGAGATCTCAGGTCGGGTTCATGACTTAACCGAGAAAGGACTGGGTCTCAAGATACCTATGAGGAGCAATCGAAATGGACTGAATTTACGCAGTAATGACTAATCTAGCTACCCCAGGCTTTGGCttgaagagaaaaaggaagtgAAGAGAATTACCATCGGCTGTGGCTGCGATCTGCATAGCTTTGGACCTGCATTTATCGCAGTGCACTGAGTACAGCTCTATGATGATCTCCTGCCGATGAGCCATTTCGTGATCGTGTGCGGTGCACAGTACTACTTACGAGTATCGGAACACAGTTTGCAGGTTATCGAAGAAATCCCGAGGATAAGCATACAAACTCAAAGAAATCCAGAGTGGGATGATTCTCTGACATGATCAGTTGAAAAGGcgtatgatatatatatagctctgGAAGAGCGTGGTTTTTGATATACACACGGTGCCACAGAcgatttattatttaaaattacttattaaaaaccaaaaaataaaataaaataatgtaaCCATTTTGTCCCAAACCGCGGGAATATTACCGGAACttagaaataataaagaaGTTCAAATTAAACTGAAAAATCAGAGGGCCGATTATTAAGATGATTTAATTAGTGTTGAGAGAATCAATGGCGGACCTGGGGGGAAGTCTTCGTCTGGAAATTGCAAGTCAAGATGCTAAAGTCAACTTCTTAAATGTGCTCTGCTCTGCTTGATTGATTGAGAGGCAAGGAAACTAAATGGTGGGCCCTATGCATGTGGGCCCCCTGTCCAAGGTTCCCACTCTGCGTGTCAGGCGCACATTCGCCTTAGATGGCTGACATTTCTCATATGAAATATAGCAATTTAAACTTTTACTAAATCTATTATCGGGAATTGATTTAAATGGTTGAGTATttgttctttttaaataaaatttttaatttaagttatgtaaaggaaaaaattcatgttgggCGAGTTTTACTAATTTGTTGGTCAAACCGattcgaattgaattagtcggtCATGTTGGGCTTGCAGATATCGAAATATATtccagaaaaagaaatcttttgccaaataaatgaataaataaatgaatcatAGAATTTCATGGGAAACGGACTGTATTTCATAGGTTGAAACATATATGACATGCACATGGCTATAACAAGTCGTCACTCCTCAAACTGATCCTTTTTGTTAAACTACGGAATTCTTATTTTTCGTACATATGAATTTGACACTAGCAAAATGAAATCCCGGCCCTTAGCAATTGATTTCACATCTTAAGATGCCCCGCAGTCCTTCGAGCACGACCCTACACAGCCTTCCAAACTCTTCATATCTGCAAGATGAAAGTGAAATTGTAGGCCGAATAGCGAGAGGTAACGTATAGTAAATAGGTTTTCTTTCAACCAACAAACCAGCTTGCTAGATCATGTGGTTGTCCCTTGATCGTGTTAGGAAAAAATTGGATacacatatgt
Above is a window of Punica granatum isolate Tunisia-2019 chromosome 7, ASM765513v2, whole genome shotgun sequence DNA encoding:
- the LOC116212837 gene encoding disease resistance protein RGA5-like → MAHRQEIIIELYSVHCDKCRSKAMQIAATADGSVNSVKIQGMDRDQLAVVGVGIDSTSLTQSLRKKFRHANILSVRPITSSPGRSSWSSQYESYDHYNTFPSMGYQQHHQCPAPSYYSSCPRVYTEAYDSSASNCIVM